Proteins from a single region of Streptomyces spectabilis:
- a CDS encoding bi-domain-containing oxidoreductase — protein MKQVVQNYKSGELAVLDVPVPGCKPGGVLVRTAYSLISTGTELMKVSEAGMSMLGKARSRPDQVAKVMQSVATNGVPATYRKVMGKLDSYTPLGYSLCGVVEQVGAGIDDVKVGDVVACAGNEHALHAELNWVPKNLYTPVPDGLAPRHAAFGTVGSIALQGVRQGEPQLGEVALVIGLGLIGQLVVQLLTASGVRVVGVDPDPARCALAERLGAVSCGDPASAAVEASVVELTDGHGVDQVYLAAGGGSNHPVELAAHLSRDRGRVVDIGKCRLDLPWNAYYEKELDVRFSRSYGPGRYDPEYELAGRDYPIGYVRWTERRNLACFLDLVARGRVDVEPLISHIADFDDAVTTYQSLKDGELKAVAVLFRYPEQEVEAAPPTVAVPAVDVKPGPARATRTPVRLAFVGAGNYATSMLLPHLARREGVELSTVVTTTALSAANARRKFGFAEATTDLDAVLGDKSVDAVFVVTRHSSHAELTRKALLAGKAVFVEKPLALTEDELAGVLAAVEESGNDRLQVGFNRRFAPLLREAKERFGARTGPASLRYLVNAGRLQHGSWYLQQGTEGSRFAGEGGHFIDTASWLLGADPVSVYATAPSGNEDLQVVLRYPDGSTATISYVTTGAPGFPKETLDLVADGKVLRLDDFVRASVYGGKRWVSSRLPKARDKGQNAELAAFVKAVRTGGPMPVPLESLVATTAATLAVRAGLAGGVPVTLARAR, from the coding sequence GTGAAACAGGTTGTGCAGAACTACAAGAGCGGCGAACTGGCGGTGCTCGACGTGCCGGTGCCGGGGTGCAAGCCGGGCGGTGTCCTGGTCAGGACCGCCTACTCGCTGATTTCCACCGGCACCGAGCTGATGAAGGTGTCCGAGGCCGGCATGTCGATGCTGGGCAAGGCCCGCTCGCGGCCCGACCAGGTGGCCAAGGTCATGCAGAGCGTGGCCACCAACGGGGTGCCCGCCACCTACCGCAAGGTCATGGGCAAGCTGGACTCGTACACGCCGCTCGGCTACTCACTGTGCGGGGTGGTCGAGCAGGTCGGCGCCGGGATCGACGACGTGAAGGTCGGCGACGTCGTGGCCTGCGCGGGCAACGAGCACGCGCTGCACGCCGAGCTGAACTGGGTGCCGAAGAACCTGTACACCCCGGTGCCGGACGGCCTCGCGCCGCGGCACGCCGCCTTCGGCACCGTCGGGTCGATCGCGCTGCAGGGCGTGCGCCAGGGCGAGCCGCAGCTCGGCGAGGTGGCCCTGGTCATCGGCCTCGGCCTGATCGGGCAGCTGGTGGTGCAGCTCCTCACCGCGTCGGGGGTCCGCGTCGTCGGCGTCGACCCGGACCCGGCGCGCTGCGCGCTCGCCGAGCGCCTGGGCGCTGTGAGCTGCGGCGATCCGGCGTCCGCCGCCGTGGAGGCCAGTGTCGTCGAGCTCACCGACGGCCACGGCGTGGACCAGGTGTACTTGGCCGCCGGTGGCGGCAGCAACCACCCCGTCGAGCTGGCCGCCCACTTGAGCCGGGACCGCGGCCGGGTCGTCGACATCGGCAAGTGCCGTCTGGACCTGCCGTGGAACGCGTACTACGAGAAGGAGCTCGACGTCCGGTTCTCCCGCAGTTACGGCCCCGGGCGCTACGACCCGGAGTACGAACTGGCGGGCCGGGACTACCCGATCGGCTATGTGCGCTGGACCGAGCGCCGCAATCTGGCGTGCTTCCTCGATCTCGTCGCCCGGGGCCGCGTCGACGTGGAGCCCCTGATCTCCCACATCGCCGACTTCGACGACGCCGTCACGACGTACCAGAGCCTCAAGGACGGCGAGCTGAAGGCCGTGGCCGTGCTGTTCCGCTACCCCGAGCAGGAGGTGGAGGCGGCGCCGCCGACGGTGGCCGTGCCTGCCGTGGACGTGAAGCCGGGTCCGGCACGGGCCACCAGGACACCGGTGCGTCTCGCGTTCGTCGGGGCGGGGAACTACGCGACGTCGATGCTCCTTCCGCACCTGGCGCGGCGCGAGGGCGTCGAGCTTTCGACCGTCGTCACCACGACGGCGCTGTCCGCGGCCAACGCGCGCCGCAAGTTCGGTTTCGCCGAGGCGACCACCGACCTCGACGCGGTGCTCGGCGACAAGTCCGTCGACGCGGTGTTCGTGGTCACCCGCCACAGCTCGCACGCCGAACTGACCCGCAAGGCGCTCCTCGCGGGCAAGGCGGTGTTCGTGGAGAAGCCGCTGGCCCTCACCGAGGACGAGCTGGCCGGTGTGCTCGCGGCGGTGGAGGAGTCCGGCAACGACCGGCTCCAGGTGGGCTTCAACCGCCGGTTCGCGCCGCTCCTTCGGGAGGCCAAGGAGCGGTTCGGTGCCCGGACCGGTCCGGCGAGCCTGCGCTACCTGGTCAACGCGGGCCGCCTCCAGCACGGCAGCTGGTACCTCCAACAGGGCACCGAGGGTTCGCGGTTCGCCGGTGAGGGCGGGCACTTCATCGACACCGCGAGCTGGCTGCTCGGCGCCGACCCGGTCTCGGTGTACGCGACCGCGCCGTCCGGCAACGAGGACCTCCAGGTCGTGCTGCGCTACCCGGACGGGTCCACCGCCACCATCAGCTACGTCACCACGGGCGCGCCCGGCTTCCCCAAGGAGACGCTCGACCTCGTCGCGGACGGCAAGGTGCTGCGGCTCGACGACTTCGTCCGTGCCTCGGTGTACGGCGGCAAGCGGTGGGTCAGTTCACGGCTTCCCAAGGCCCGGGACAAGGGGCAGAACGCCGAGCTGGCCGCGTTCGTCAAGGCCGTGCGGACCGGCGGGCCGATGCCGGTGCCGCTGGAGTCGCTCGTGGCCACCACGGCGGCGACCCTCGCGGTGCGGGCGGGTCTGGCCGGTGGCGTACCGGTGACGTTGGCGAGGGCGCGATGA
- a CDS encoding O-antigen ligase domain-containing protein — protein sequence MGGDLMRGALPGGPDTAGEPPGAAPPPAGTPKAVGIVWALLALNTLGSAGAKTVVPLPRSLIQMATMGALVSAFALALALNLRLRVRASAFVFLLTLLLVPSVIASANLEVGYGALFRCARLSLFIGTLWLLTRWWDGSPTFVRYHIRMYFAVLVLVAAGLVVSPGTAMPEYYGGRLVGALWPLTPPQIGQYAAIIIGLTVLLLLGRQVDRTSAAVVIVPSIVLLLLTHTRTATLGLLIGLVLAIGSLVLTSSAARRFFAWTVVCALVAAVAFSSALQSWYLRGQSQENMSNLTGRAKVWDALLAAPRSTGEKVFGVGLSDKSFGGLPIDNSWLAVYHEQGLIGVSIVATLILVLGGVALLRPPSLPRACAIFLISYCAISSYTEAGLGDASPYLLHLALAASLLAAPATATAVPTAQVPRRHVPRWARR from the coding sequence ATGGGTGGTGACCTGATGCGCGGCGCGCTGCCCGGCGGGCCGGACACGGCGGGCGAGCCGCCCGGTGCCGCACCGCCCCCCGCGGGCACGCCGAAGGCCGTCGGGATCGTCTGGGCGCTCCTCGCCCTCAACACGCTCGGCTCCGCCGGGGCGAAGACCGTCGTTCCGCTGCCCCGCTCGCTCATCCAGATGGCGACCATGGGCGCGCTGGTGTCCGCGTTCGCGCTGGCGCTCGCGCTCAATCTCCGGCTGCGCGTCCGGGCCAGCGCCTTCGTCTTCCTGCTGACCCTCCTCCTCGTGCCGAGCGTGATCGCCAGCGCGAATCTGGAGGTCGGGTACGGCGCGCTGTTCCGCTGCGCCCGCCTTTCCCTCTTCATCGGCACGCTGTGGCTGCTCACGCGCTGGTGGGACGGCAGTCCGACGTTCGTCCGCTACCACATCCGGATGTACTTCGCGGTGCTCGTCCTGGTCGCCGCCGGTCTGGTCGTGTCACCGGGCACGGCGATGCCCGAGTACTACGGAGGGCGCCTGGTCGGCGCGTTGTGGCCGCTCACCCCGCCGCAGATCGGGCAGTACGCGGCGATCATCATCGGCCTCACGGTGCTGCTCCTGCTGGGCCGCCAGGTGGACCGGACAAGCGCGGCGGTGGTCATCGTGCCGTCGATCGTCCTGCTCTTGTTGACCCATACCCGCACCGCCACCCTTGGCCTGCTCATCGGGTTGGTGCTCGCGATCGGCTCGCTCGTCCTGACCAGCTCCGCCGCCCGCCGGTTCTTCGCCTGGACGGTGGTGTGCGCCCTGGTGGCCGCGGTGGCGTTCAGCTCCGCGCTGCAGTCCTGGTACCTGCGCGGACAGAGCCAGGAGAACATGTCCAACCTCACCGGCCGGGCCAAGGTCTGGGACGCGCTCCTCGCGGCGCCCCGGTCGACCGGGGAGAAGGTGTTCGGCGTGGGCCTGAGCGACAAGTCGTTCGGCGGCCTCCCGATCGACAACAGCTGGCTGGCCGTCTACCACGAGCAGGGTCTGATCGGCGTCTCCATCGTGGCGACGCTGATCCTCGTCCTCGGCGGCGTCGCGCTGCTGCGGCCGCCGTCGCTGCCGAGGGCCTGCGCGATCTTCCTGATCAGCTACTGCGCGATCTCGTCCTACACCGAGGCCGGGCTCGGCGACGCCTCGCCGTATCTGCTGCACCTGGCCCTGGCCGCCTCGCTCCTCGCGGCGCCCGCCACGGCCACGGCCGTCCCCACGGCCCAAGTCCCCAGACGACACGTCCCGCGATGGGCCCGGAGGTGA
- a CDS encoding right-handed parallel beta-helix repeat-containing protein, whose product MGVKGRHWALSAAPLAVVLLAATGCTSTSDSPAESTGRPSSGAPSASVARMCANPAAGPTKAPAGAVTVDPAVVGDLAAKTKSSPPHTTFWLRPGKHRLEPDRYAQVMPKKGNRYLGAPGAVLDGRKTNQYAFSGTARDVTIRHLTVQRFVAPNNEGVVNHDMADGWVIEHAKIQYNSGAGLMAGARQRVRASCLRANGQYGMNAYKAGDSIKGLVVEGNEIVGNNTDDWERRKPGCGCTGGIKFWAVNEADIRGNWVHGNRGAGLWADNNNNDFRIENNVLEANDGAALMYETSYNAVIRNNTIRRNNWVEGRRSAKRGDDFPYATVYVSEAGGEPRIRARTSKIEIYRNLMENNWSGITLWENADRFCNSPANTSTGYCTLLVKDTDRCARPAITTAPLYGDCRWKTQRVDIHDNRFVLDTSVVKCGAECGRMAVLANYGTYPKWSPYKGKRVAEAITLKQHNRWHDNFYRGPWSFVVGDPGRKLDPAQWQSAPYRQDADSVFDLVAGD is encoded by the coding sequence GTGGGCGTCAAGGGACGGCACTGGGCACTGTCGGCGGCACCGCTGGCGGTGGTCCTGCTGGCGGCGACCGGCTGTACGAGCACGTCGGACTCCCCGGCGGAGTCGACGGGCAGACCGTCGTCCGGGGCGCCCTCCGCGTCCGTGGCCCGGATGTGCGCCAATCCCGCGGCCGGGCCGACGAAGGCGCCCGCGGGCGCGGTGACGGTCGACCCCGCGGTGGTCGGCGACCTGGCGGCGAAGACGAAGAGCAGCCCGCCGCACACCACGTTCTGGCTGCGGCCGGGCAAGCACCGGCTGGAGCCGGACCGCTACGCCCAGGTCATGCCCAAGAAGGGGAACCGCTACCTCGGCGCGCCGGGCGCGGTGCTCGACGGGCGCAAGACCAATCAGTACGCGTTCAGCGGCACCGCCCGCGACGTCACCATCCGCCATCTGACCGTGCAGCGTTTCGTCGCGCCGAACAACGAGGGCGTGGTCAACCACGACATGGCCGACGGATGGGTGATCGAGCACGCGAAGATCCAGTACAACTCCGGTGCCGGCCTTATGGCCGGTGCGCGCCAGCGGGTCCGCGCGAGCTGCCTGCGCGCCAACGGACAGTACGGAATGAACGCGTACAAGGCCGGTGACTCCATCAAGGGCCTGGTGGTCGAGGGCAACGAGATCGTGGGCAACAACACCGACGACTGGGAGCGGCGCAAGCCGGGCTGCGGCTGCACCGGAGGCATCAAGTTCTGGGCCGTCAACGAGGCTGACATCCGCGGCAACTGGGTGCACGGCAACCGCGGAGCGGGGTTGTGGGCGGACAACAACAACAATGACTTCCGCATCGAGAACAACGTGCTCGAAGCCAACGACGGCGCCGCGCTGATGTATGAGACCAGCTACAACGCGGTCATCCGGAACAACACGATCCGGCGGAACAACTGGGTCGAGGGCCGCAGGAGCGCCAAGCGCGGCGACGACTTCCCGTACGCGACCGTCTATGTGTCCGAGGCGGGCGGCGAGCCACGGATCCGGGCCCGCACGAGCAAGATCGAGATCTACCGGAACCTGATGGAGAACAACTGGTCCGGGATCACCCTGTGGGAGAACGCCGACCGGTTCTGCAACAGCCCGGCCAACACCTCGACCGGCTACTGCACGCTTCTGGTGAAGGACACCGACCGCTGCGCGCGTCCGGCGATCACCACCGCGCCGCTCTACGGCGACTGCCGGTGGAAGACCCAGCGGGTGGACATCCACGACAACCGCTTCGTCCTCGACACGTCCGTCGTCAAGTGCGGGGCGGAGTGCGGGCGCATGGCGGTCCTCGCGAACTACGGCACTTACCCGAAGTGGTCGCCGTACAAGGGCAAGCGGGTGGCCGAGGCGATCACTCTGAAGCAGCACAACCGCTGGCACGACAACTTCTACCGCGGGCCGTGGAGCTTCGTCGTGGGCGACCCGGGCCGGAAGCTCGACCCCGCCCAGTGGCAGAGCGCGCCCTACCGGCAGGACGCCGACAGCGTCTTCGACCTCGTGGCCGGTGATTGA
- the asnB gene encoding asparagine synthase (glutamine-hydrolyzing) — protein MCGIAGTYRWPDGKAVTDRLTDVLAHRGPDGAGRYSHPVGDGEVHLGHRRLAIIDLSETGAQPMVSDGLVLTYNGELYNAPELRAELAAAGARFRGTSDTEVVLEAWRRWGTDCLPRLRGMFAFGIFDERTGELVLARDQLGIKPLFLLRRGEGLVFASELKALAAVTGGSLEVDHAALVASLLYYWVPDSRCAFREAEKLPPGSWLRCGPDGRVERGRYWNLKDVAAEGQERARSGEQPDLAAIVEESTRKHLLADVPVATFLSGGLDSSYLTALAARHQPGISAYTIGFRAEDAKFEAMPDDLRYARQVAKRFGVDLHEIEIAPNVLDLLPQMTYSLDEPIGDPAAINTYLICQAAREAGVKVMLSGMGADELFAGYRKHLANLIALRYQRVPRPLRRGMSRAVDRLPVATARRGYRSVRFAKRFLSFAELPEETAFRRSYTMYDQDELLALIDPDLAPAVDDVLTEHADVYRDNDLDDFVNRMCLGDARMFLPGLNLTYTDRSSMAASTEVRVPYVDVGVVEAAFAVPGDRKIVGRQGKAVLKEAATSILPREIVYRPKGLFSAPLRAWMSRDLAPLVREVVHDGVLVNSGLLRRDALARMVAEDAAGQRDFSKHLWHVLTLEYWYRGATSGSGDNARLTA, from the coding sequence ATGTGTGGCATCGCAGGCACTTACCGATGGCCGGACGGGAAGGCGGTGACCGACCGGCTCACCGACGTCCTCGCCCACCGCGGTCCGGACGGGGCGGGCCGGTACAGCCACCCCGTCGGTGACGGCGAGGTGCACCTCGGGCACCGCAGGCTCGCCATCATCGACCTGTCCGAGACCGGCGCCCAGCCGATGGTCTCCGACGGCCTGGTCCTGACGTACAACGGCGAGCTGTACAACGCGCCCGAGCTGCGGGCCGAGCTCGCGGCCGCCGGGGCGCGCTTCCGCGGGACCTCCGACACCGAGGTGGTCCTCGAGGCGTGGCGGCGCTGGGGCACGGACTGTCTGCCCCGGCTCCGCGGCATGTTCGCGTTCGGGATCTTCGACGAGCGCACCGGTGAACTGGTGCTCGCCCGCGACCAGTTGGGCATCAAGCCGCTGTTCCTGCTCCGGCGCGGCGAGGGTCTGGTGTTCGCCTCCGAGCTCAAGGCGCTCGCCGCCGTGACCGGCGGGTCCCTGGAGGTGGACCATGCGGCGCTCGTGGCCTCGCTCCTGTACTACTGGGTGCCGGACTCGCGCTGCGCGTTCCGCGAGGCGGAGAAGCTGCCGCCGGGGAGCTGGCTGCGGTGCGGGCCCGACGGCCGGGTGGAGCGCGGCCGCTACTGGAACCTGAAGGACGTCGCCGCCGAGGGCCAGGAGCGGGCCCGCAGCGGGGAGCAGCCGGACCTGGCCGCGATCGTGGAGGAGTCGACCCGCAAGCACCTGCTCGCCGACGTCCCCGTGGCGACCTTCCTCTCCGGCGGCCTCGACTCCAGCTATCTGACGGCGCTCGCGGCGCGTCATCAGCCCGGCATCTCCGCCTACACGATCGGCTTCCGCGCCGAGGACGCCAAGTTCGAGGCGATGCCGGACGATCTGCGTTACGCGCGGCAGGTGGCCAAGCGGTTCGGCGTCGATCTGCACGAGATCGAGATCGCTCCGAACGTGCTCGACCTGCTGCCGCAGATGACGTACAGCCTGGACGAGCCGATCGGCGACCCCGCTGCGATCAACACGTATCTGATCTGCCAGGCCGCGCGGGAGGCCGGGGTCAAGGTGATGCTCTCGGGGATGGGTGCCGACGAGCTGTTCGCCGGGTACCGCAAGCACCTGGCCAATCTGATCGCGCTGCGCTACCAGCGCGTCCCGCGGCCCCTGCGGCGCGGGATGTCGAGGGCCGTGGACCGGCTGCCGGTCGCCACGGCCCGCCGGGGGTACCGGTCGGTGCGGTTCGCGAAGCGGTTCCTCTCCTTCGCCGAGCTGCCGGAGGAGACCGCGTTCCGGCGCAGCTACACCATGTACGACCAGGACGAGCTGCTCGCCCTGATCGATCCGGACCTGGCCCCGGCGGTCGACGACGTGCTGACCGAGCACGCGGACGTCTACCGTGACAACGACCTCGACGACTTCGTCAACCGCATGTGCCTAGGCGACGCCCGGATGTTCCTGCCGGGCCTGAACCTCACGTACACGGACCGCTCCAGCATGGCCGCGTCGACCGAGGTGCGGGTGCCGTACGTGGACGTCGGGGTGGTCGAGGCGGCGTTCGCCGTGCCCGGCGACCGCAAGATCGTCGGGCGGCAGGGCAAGGCCGTCCTCAAGGAGGCGGCCACCTCGATCCTGCCCCGGGAGATCGTGTACCGGCCCAAGGGCCTGTTCAGCGCCCCGCTGCGGGCGTGGATGAGCCGGGATCTGGCGCCACTGGTGCGCGAGGTGGTGCACGACGGCGTGCTCGTGAACTCCGGGCTGCTTCGCCGCGACGCGCTGGCGCGCATGGTCGCCGAGGACGCCGCCGGGCAGCGGGACTTCTCCAAGCATCTGTGGCATGTGCTGACCCTCGAGTACTGGTATCGCGGCGCGACCTCCGGGTCCGGCGACAACGCTCGCCTGACGGCGTAG
- a CDS encoding Wzz/FepE/Etk N-terminal domain-containing protein, translating into MTTSTTSESSTSTPLLDLQALVVAVRRRRRLWCSLALIGFLAGAAVAFLRPPPPAAMTKVLVAHQEDQPNDTGTLIRTDVELLGTTRIAAKALQSLKSPQKPEDFMQDYRGTGLTNNLLRIDVTADSDTAAVARAKALAEAFVADHVRRLRNAAKAEATALLEQRDRMRKELAQVNEAIGGRSPEGDPKTSASVESLFARRAELNSRIADFAQRAEEARVGTPKLIAGTQIVDAPRAVPHSLPKAAVTNAGIGLVLGLVLGLAVAAVGTVVADRPVLRREISANLGASVIAELRRVPRRSVSPWRTRRTRTARERVTTTVARAVRGSTEPVSLLELGCAHSTSVIALNVARALAAEGPVVIVDGLPGPQLADCPKESGDPDVVSGEGVAAVPRETRRLGVGSVAPGTAWTDLQYLGGQTVLVVRAGHGSAAWLHTVARQLADQRIPVIGVVLIDPDPRDRTDGTLWDGLHTALRGRYERPARQNGTGQRRTERPSVPAARVPDNDQEAR; encoded by the coding sequence GTGACGACGAGCACGACGTCGGAGTCGTCAACATCCACTCCCCTCCTCGACCTCCAGGCCCTGGTGGTGGCGGTGCGCAGGCGCCGACGCCTCTGGTGCTCCCTGGCGCTCATCGGTTTCCTCGCCGGCGCGGCGGTGGCGTTCCTGCGGCCGCCGCCACCGGCCGCGATGACCAAGGTCCTCGTCGCGCACCAGGAGGACCAGCCGAACGACACCGGAACGCTGATCCGCACCGACGTCGAACTCCTCGGGACCACGCGGATCGCCGCCAAGGCCCTCCAGTCCCTCAAGTCGCCCCAGAAGCCTGAGGACTTCATGCAGGACTACCGGGGCACCGGCCTGACCAACAACCTGCTGCGGATCGACGTGACGGCCGACAGCGACACGGCCGCGGTGGCCCGGGCCAAGGCCCTCGCCGAGGCGTTCGTCGCGGACCACGTGCGGCGGCTGCGGAACGCGGCGAAGGCCGAGGCCACGGCCCTGCTGGAGCAGCGCGACCGCATGCGCAAGGAACTCGCCCAGGTCAATGAGGCGATCGGAGGCCGCTCGCCGGAGGGCGACCCGAAGACGTCGGCGAGCGTCGAGTCGCTCTTCGCCCGCAGGGCCGAGCTCAACTCGCGGATCGCCGACTTCGCCCAGCGCGCCGAGGAGGCACGTGTCGGCACGCCCAAGCTCATCGCCGGTACGCAGATCGTGGACGCCCCGCGCGCGGTGCCGCACTCCCTGCCCAAGGCCGCCGTCACCAACGCCGGGATCGGGCTCGTCCTCGGGCTCGTCCTCGGGCTCGCGGTGGCCGCGGTCGGCACGGTGGTGGCGGACCGCCCCGTACTGCGCCGGGAGATCTCGGCGAACCTGGGCGCCTCCGTCATCGCGGAGCTGCGTCGCGTGCCCCGCAGGTCGGTCAGCCCCTGGCGGACCCGGCGGACCCGGACGGCGCGCGAACGGGTCACCACGACCGTGGCCCGCGCCGTGCGCGGCTCGACGGAGCCGGTGTCGCTCCTCGAACTGGGCTGTGCGCACAGCACGAGCGTGATCGCCCTGAACGTCGCCAGGGCACTGGCGGCCGAGGGCCCCGTGGTGATCGTCGACGGGCTGCCGGGGCCGCAGCTCGCCGACTGCCCCAAGGAGTCGGGAGACCCGGACGTGGTCAGCGGCGAGGGCGTCGCGGCCGTGCCGCGTGAGACCCGGCGGCTCGGCGTCGGCTCGGTCGCGCCCGGCACCGCGTGGACCGACCTCCAGTACCTCGGCGGCCAGACGGTGCTCGTCGTGCGGGCCGGGCACGGCAGCGCCGCATGGCTGCACACCGTGGCGCGGCAACTCGCGGACCAGCGGATTCCGGTGATCGGCGTGGTGCTGATCGACCCCGATCCGCGGGACCGGACCGACGGCACCCTGTGGGACGGCCTGCACACCGCGCTGCGCGGCCGCTACGAGCGGCCTGCCCGGCAGAACGGGACGGGACAGCGGCGGACCGAGCGCCCTTCAGTGCCGGCCGCCCGGGTCCCGGACAACGACCAGGAGGCGCGCTAG
- a CDS encoding heparinase II/III family protein — MTMSPSWYLRRLSRMGPRELGGRVGDAVRRRRWRSARPECPLVTDALFTSVLPTGTVAAVPPDAAKRLVAEADRLMAGHAEFFGVVRDDLTEPDWWYDPKTGRRAPWGYAFDVPYRSEDAVGDIKQIWEPSRHQYLTVLAAAYAVTGDDRYAERVAAHLRSWWTANPPLRGVHWISGIELGIRLLSWVWIRRLLDGWPGVAGLFEGNPVALNQIWHHQRWLAAFPSRGSSANNHVIAETAGQFAAACAFGWFPASARWRADALRSLERQLRANTFPSGLNRELATEYHGLVLELGLAALAEADAAGVPVPASLRVVLLRMTDALAAVVDNRLRPPRQGDADDGHGLVVDGAGTDRWGSLLATGDAVFGRLAWWPTVSGTDVRTPLLAALIRPYARGGSVRRPPSRPAHFADAGMTILRGPGEIWCRCDGGPHGFLSIAAHAHADALSVEVRHDGVDVLADPGTYCYHGQPAWRQYFRSTLGHNTLQVDGGDQSVSGGPFLWTRHARSRVLVAEPSEGGVARWCAEHDGYQSAVHRRRVELTAATRELRIVDEVSPGDHKPVRLAFHLGPAITADLVGSRAVLTWSRDGENRSAVLDLPGELSWRPHRGESEPPLGWYSPGFGRKEPATTLVGTGFAEGAHGFTTALRFHG; from the coding sequence ATGACCATGAGCCCGAGCTGGTACCTGCGACGCCTCTCCCGGATGGGGCCGCGGGAGCTCGGCGGCCGGGTGGGCGACGCGGTGCGCAGGCGGCGGTGGCGATCCGCGCGACCGGAGTGTCCCCTGGTGACCGACGCCCTGTTCACCTCGGTGCTGCCCACCGGGACGGTCGCCGCGGTGCCGCCGGACGCCGCGAAGCGTCTCGTCGCGGAGGCCGACCGTCTGATGGCCGGGCACGCCGAGTTCTTCGGGGTGGTCCGCGACGACCTGACGGAGCCGGACTGGTGGTACGACCCGAAGACGGGGCGCCGTGCTCCGTGGGGCTACGCCTTCGACGTGCCGTACCGGAGCGAGGACGCGGTCGGGGACATCAAGCAGATCTGGGAGCCGTCCCGGCACCAGTACCTCACCGTGCTCGCCGCCGCCTACGCGGTCACCGGGGACGACCGGTACGCCGAGCGGGTGGCCGCGCACCTGCGGTCGTGGTGGACGGCCAACCCACCGCTGCGCGGCGTGCACTGGATCAGCGGCATCGAGCTGGGGATCCGGCTGCTCTCGTGGGTGTGGATCCGCCGGTTGCTCGACGGCTGGCCGGGCGTGGCGGGTCTCTTCGAGGGCAACCCGGTGGCCCTGAACCAGATCTGGCACCACCAGCGCTGGCTCGCCGCCTTCCCCAGCCGGGGGTCCTCGGCGAACAACCACGTCATCGCGGAGACCGCCGGGCAGTTCGCCGCGGCCTGCGCGTTCGGCTGGTTCCCCGCGTCGGCCCGCTGGCGCGCCGACGCGCTGCGGTCGCTCGAACGGCAGCTGCGCGCCAACACCTTTCCGTCCGGCCTCAACCGCGAGCTGGCCACCGAGTACCACGGCCTCGTCCTTGAACTCGGCCTGGCCGCGCTCGCCGAGGCGGACGCCGCCGGCGTGCCGGTCCCGGCGTCGCTCCGCGTCGTGCTGCTGCGGATGACCGACGCGCTCGCGGCCGTCGTGGACAACCGGTTGCGGCCCCCGCGCCAGGGGGACGCGGACGACGGCCACGGTCTGGTCGTGGACGGCGCGGGCACCGACCGCTGGGGCTCGCTCCTCGCCACCGGGGACGCCGTGTTCGGCCGTCTCGCCTGGTGGCCGACGGTGTCCGGCACCGATGTGCGCACCCCGCTCCTCGCCGCGCTGATCCGCCCGTACGCGCGCGGCGGGTCCGTGCGCCGGCCGCCGAGCCGACCGGCCCACTTCGCCGACGCGGGGATGACCATCCTGCGCGGGCCCGGGGAGATCTGGTGCCGCTGCGACGGCGGTCCGCACGGATTCCTCTCCATCGCCGCGCACGCCCACGCGGACGCGCTGTCGGTGGAGGTCCGGCACGACGGGGTCGACGTGCTCGCCGACCCGGGGACGTACTGCTACCACGGGCAGCCCGCGTGGCGGCAGTACTTCCGGTCGACCCTCGGGCACAACACCCTGCAAGTGGACGGCGGCGACCAGTCCGTCTCCGGCGGCCCGTTCCTGTGGACGCGGCACGCCCGCAGCCGGGTCCTGGTCGCGGAACCGTCCGAGGGGGGCGTGGCCCGCTGGTGTGCCGAGCACGACGGCTACCAGTCCGCCGTGCACCGCCGCAGGGTTGAACTGACGGCAGCGACCAGGGAGTTACGGATCGTCGACGAGGTCAGCCCCGGCGATCACAAGCCCGTGCGCCTGGCGTTCCACCTCGGCCCCGCGATCACCGCGGACCTGGTGGGCAGCCGGGCGGTGCTCACCTGGTCCCGGGACGGCGAGAACCGCTCCGCGGTACTCGACCTGCCCGGGGAGCTGTCCTGGCGGCCCCACCGCGGCGAGAGCGAACCGCCGCTGGGCTGGTACTCCCCCGGCTTCGGGCGCAAGGAGCCCGCCACCACGCTGGTCGGCACCGGCTTCGCCGAGGGCGCGCACGGGTTCACCACCGCACTCAGGTTCCACGGCTAG